From a single Rhodococcus jostii RHA1 genomic region:
- a CDS encoding phosphatase PAP2 family protein has translation MREAVQPPVSLVSAHGAPIHSNLVGRAHEVVADIHQGGATTLALAVLVGGAALFLGGSVWRSLQGDRRGPAAAAIAVQCTGLAAVFAALAYQVRAGGWVTGADPAVLSWFTGHRSDWVTGPAIAVTDAGGPAGTIIAAVVIGAVLSRRARSPIPALILIGTVGAAALASTVTKSVVGRARPPIVSQVLLETDHSFPSGHATGAMALFTMAAVMFGYALSPTRRALLLSLAAAVTVVVSVTRLYLGEHWLTDVIGGMLLGGLAAVIGGALYTTWMDRTRARVAASTDENYTHSGRSDPTTMGYAA, from the coding sequence GTGAGAGAAGCAGTACAACCCCCGGTGTCATTGGTGTCGGCGCACGGTGCACCGATTCATTCCAATCTGGTCGGGCGGGCCCACGAGGTGGTTGCCGATATCCATCAGGGCGGTGCCACGACCCTGGCCTTGGCCGTGCTGGTCGGGGGTGCGGCGTTGTTCCTGGGTGGGTCCGTCTGGCGGAGCCTGCAGGGTGATCGCCGGGGTCCGGCCGCGGCGGCGATCGCCGTGCAGTGCACCGGATTGGCCGCGGTGTTCGCCGCGTTGGCCTATCAGGTCAGGGCCGGGGGCTGGGTGACCGGTGCGGACCCGGCGGTGCTGAGTTGGTTCACCGGACACCGGTCGGACTGGGTGACCGGGCCGGCCATCGCGGTGACCGACGCCGGCGGTCCGGCGGGCACCATCATCGCCGCGGTCGTGATCGGCGCGGTGCTGTCCCGGCGGGCCCGCTCACCGATCCCCGCGCTGATTCTCATCGGGACCGTCGGTGCGGCGGCACTGGCCTCTACCGTGACGAAATCCGTTGTCGGGCGTGCTCGCCCCCCGATCGTGTCCCAGGTGTTGCTCGAGACGGACCATTCGTTTCCGTCCGGGCATGCGACCGGGGCGATGGCGTTGTTCACGATGGCCGCCGTGATGTTCGGGTACGCCCTGTCGCCGACCCGTCGTGCCCTGTTGCTGAGCTTGGCTGCGGCGGTGACCGTGGTGGTGTCGGTGACGCGCCTGTACCTCGGTGAACACTGGCTGACCGACGTGATCGGCGGGATGCTCCTCGGTGGCCTCGCCGCGGTGATCGGCGGGGCGCTCTACACGACCTGGATGGACCGGACCCGCGCCCGGGTGGCTGCGAGTACGGACGAGAACTACACGCACTCGGGTCGCAGCGACCCGACGACGATGGGAT